The following proteins come from a genomic window of Populus nigra chromosome 6, ddPopNigr1.1, whole genome shotgun sequence:
- the LOC133697462 gene encoding probable protein S-acyltransferase 22, which yields MRKHGWQLPYHPLQVVAVAVFLALGFAFYVFFAPFVGKKLFQHIAMGIYTPLITCAFGLYIWCAAADPADPGVFRSKKYLKIPDSEKHNPQKDSKLGGGSTSSKHDANASTVGGKSLDKEAVGSDATLKEPNTQIEKVSSGNSSCFQWVFFPCALICNWCSLSDESSELQMSEDGMFYCSLCEVEVFKYSKHCRVCDKCVDRFDHHCRWLNNCVGKKNYGQFFILMVSSLLLLILQWSTGILVLICCFLERKRFAVDISAKLGSSFSLAPFVIVVSVCTILAMIATLPLAQLFFFHILLVKKGISTYDYIIALREQEQEQQGVEGQQSVQMSPASSLTGLSSASSFSTFHRGAWCTPPRLFLEDQFDVVPPETGSVSSLGKKSMREEPIKKKNPATVKISPLTLARLNAEEVSRAAAEARKKSKILQPVTRREPPFGLDTDSSFGSSGHRMVPRIDNNRRRASKRIRFPADLPMESVTRTSGITPEKGFTETSTSLAPLQREARSAFQTSRAMSSSAGVAASSPESSLDSPDIHPFRVSSSGAEESRRLTGLSVAGAVSHNAFPLSRSTSDGYEASGGEDSDRVPSRIAQRSDNWSNLLFHADRDKTVFRMKASSSSSQANNREL from the exons ATGAGAAAGCATGGATGGCAACTTCCATATCACCCTCTTCAG GTGGTGGCTGTTGCTGTATTTCTGGCTTTGGGGTTTGCTTTTTATGTGTTCTTTGCTCCTTTTGTTGGGAAGAAGTTGTTCCAACATATAGCGATGGGAATCTACACTCCTCTG attACCTGTGCCTTTGGCCTATATATTTGGTGTGCAGCTGCTGATCCAGCAGACCCTGGagtttttagatctaaaaagTATCTCAAGATTCCAGACAGTGAAAAGCATAACCCTCAGAAGGACTCAAAACTTGGTGGAGGGTCAACTTCATCGAAACATGATGCAAATGCTTCTACTGTTGGAGGAAAATCTCTGGATAAAGAGGCGGTGGGTTCTGACGCAACTTTGAAGGAGCCAAATACTCAAATTGAGAAGGTGTCATCAGGAAATTCATCTTGTTTTCAGTGGGTTTTCTTTCCTTGTGCTTTGATCTGTAATTGGTGCAGTTTGAGTGATGAATCTTCTGAGCTACAGATGAGTGAAGATGGCATGTTCTACTGCAGTTTGTGTGAAGTTGAG GTTTTCAAGTACAGCAAGCACTGTAGAGTGTGTGACAAATGTGTTGATCGTTTTGATCATCACTGCAGG TGGCTTAACAACTGTGTAGGCAAGAAGAACTACGGACAGTTTTTCATCCTTATGGTTTCTTCTCTCCTCCTG CTTATTCTACAATGGTCGACTGGAATCCTTGTACTTATCTGCTGTTTTCTTGAACGGAAGCGATTCGCTGTGGACATCTCTGCCAAGCTGGGAAGCAGTTTCTCTTTGGCCCCCTTTGTTATCGTGGTG TCAGTGTGTACCATTTTGGCAATGATTGCCACCTTACCTCTTGCCCagcttttcttctttcatatCCTCCTTGTAAAAAAG GGAATCAGCACTTATGATTACATAATAGCTCTAAGGGAGCAGGAACAAGAGCAACAGGGCGTTGAAGGTCAGCAGAGTGTTCAAATGTCTCCCGCCAGCTCACTCACTGGATTAAGCAGTGCAAGCTCATTTTCTACTTTTCACCGGGGTGCTTGGTGCACACCACCTCGTCTTTTTCTGGAAGATCAG tttGATGTTGTTCCTCCAGAGACTGGATCTGTTAGCTCATTAGGAAAGAAGTCTATGAGAGAAGAaccaatcaagaaaaagaaccCTGCCACAGTAAAGATCAGTCCTTTGACATTGGCCAGATTAAACGCCGAAGAAGTTTCAAGAGCTGCAGCAGAGGCGaggaaaaaatccaaaatcctgCAGCCTGTGACAAGACGGGAACCCCCTTTTGGGCTAGACACAGATAGCAGCTTTGGCAGCAGTGGCCATCGGATGGTCCCAAGGATTGACAATAATAGAAGGAGAGCTAGTAAGCGAATACGCTTTCCAGCTGACCTACCCATGGAGTCTGTAACTAGGACTTCAGGTATAACTCCCGAGAAAGGTTTCACTGAGACATCTACAAGCTTGGCTCCTCTTCAGCGTGAGGCCCGTAGTGCTTTCCAGACCAGCCGAGCAATGTCAAGCTCAGCTGGGGTTGCTGCTTCTTCTCCTGAAAGCAGTTTAGACTCCCCAGATATCCATCCTTTCCGGGTTTCCTCATCCGGAGCTGAAGAGTCCAGACGTCTCACAGGTCTATCTGTAGCTGGTGCTGTTTCTCACAATGCATTCCCACTTTCAAGGTCTACTAGTGATGGGTATGAAGCTTCTGGTGGAGAAGATAGTGACAGGGTTCCTTCCAGGATTGCTCAAAGGTCAGATAACTGGAGTAACCTTCTCTTCCATGCTGATAGGGACAAGACTGTATTTAGAATGAAAGCATCATCTTCATCCAGCCAGGCTAACAATAGAGAACTTTGA
- the LOC133696916 gene encoding uncharacterized protein LOC133696916, whose translation MGSTAAADLCSVLSETQRIINAHSRHFLALSVLSILPLSFFLSVYPTIQNIISQSSTLHSKILFSHATFYQDDLSNLFTTNTIILSLLLVLLSVTFSLFATGSITYSVINGFYSRPVKLCSSIKSSLTSFLPLLMTNSLAEIIFLGVVLLFALFFLLVMNGIQLLGFEVNVSSPSFQVFCLILGVFLVLVLFYLQLNWVLAQVIVVAESIWGLEPLKRSNFLIKGTKGVALSSFLFLAFFPGLFVIAISFPWGDMDIGNIDSAWKIWPFVVRIVVPSALQTMLFLYNIAAFTVLYMDCTAAHRELVWEIAEEFAGDYVSLPFDDGKIPHFVSVTYT comes from the coding sequence ATGGGATCAACAGCGGCCGCTGACCTTTGCTCTGTCTTATCTGAAACACAACGTATAATAAACGCCCACTCCCGCCATTTCTTGGCTCTCTCTGTTCTCTCTATcctccctctttctttctttctttctgtctACCCCACCATCCAAAACATCATCTCTCAATCCTCCACTCTCCACTCCAAAATCCTCTTTTCTCACGCTACTTTTTATCAAGATGATCTCTCAAATCTTTTCACTACAAATACCATTATCCTCTCCCTTCTCCTTGTACTCCTTTCCgtcactttctctcttttcgCTACTGGCTCCATCACCTACAGTGTTATTAATGGATTCTACAGTAGACCTGTAAAGCTTTGCTCTTCAATCAAATCTTCTCTCACTTCTTTCCTTCCCCTTTTGATGACTAACTCTTTagctgaaattatctttttggGGGTCGTCCTCCTTTTTGCGTTGTTCTTTTTATTGGTTATGAATGGAATTCAGCTTCTTGGATTTGAAGTTAATGTCTCTTCACCTTCTTTTCAAGTCTTTTGCCTGATTCTTGGGGTTTTTCTGGTCTTAGTTTTGTTTTATCTGCAGTTGAATTGGGTTTTAGCTCAGGTGATAGTGGTTGCGGAATCAATTTGGGGTCTTGAGCCATTGAAGAGGAGCAACTTCCTAATAAAAGGAACGAAAGGAGTGGCTTTGTCTTCGTTTTTATTCTTGGCCTTTTTCCCTGGCTTGTTTGTAATTGCCATTTCATTTCCATGGGGAGACATGGATATTGGTAATATCGATAGTGCATGGAAGATTTGGCCTTTTGTTGTTCGAATTGTGGTGCCTTCAGCTCTCCAAACGATGTTATTTCTTTACAATATCGCGGCGTTTACTGTTCTTTACATGGATTGCACGGCTGCGCACAGAGAGCTTGTCTGGGAGATTGCTGAGGAGTTTGCCGGTGACTATGTCAGCTTGCCTTTTGATGATGGAAAGATCCCTCATTTTGTTTCTGTTACCTATACTTGA